In Schistocerca cancellata isolate TAMUIC-IGC-003103 chromosome 7, iqSchCanc2.1, whole genome shotgun sequence, a genomic segment contains:
- the LOC126092899 gene encoding rRNA 2'-O-methyltransferase fibrillarin-like — MKKAGGAAAGGKNGAGGAGGGTAGAGGGGAGSGDKDDAEKRDSPKGDRLSTSGDTGSSGSGGKPGSATAGMREASLKLLALTARAEWPPVDQAVKALEKLVAAAGDDAYPLPLAGLMDPVNTTSTSTVHLGTTAR, encoded by the coding sequence ATGAAGAAGGCCGGAGGAGCAGCCGCCGGAGGCAAGAACGGCGCGGGCGGCGCTGGGGGCGGCACCGCAGGCGCCGGAGGCGGCGGGGCCGGCAGCGGAGACAAGGACGACGCCGAGAAGCGGGACTCGCCCAAAGGGGACCGGCTGTCCACGTCCGGCGACACGGGCTCGTCGGGCAGCGGCGGCAAGCCGGGCTCGGCGAcggcgggcatgcgggaggcgtcGCTGAAGCTGCTGGCGCTGACGGCGCGCGCCGAGTGGCCGCCGGTGGACCAGGCCGTCAAGGCGCTCGAGAAGCTGGTGGCCGCCGCGGGCGACGACGCCTACCCGCTGCCGCTCGCCGGCCTCATGGACCCGGTAAACACCACCAGCACCAGCACTGTGCACCTCGGCACCACGGCACGCTGA